In Pseudorasbora parva isolate DD20220531a chromosome 1, ASM2467924v1, whole genome shotgun sequence, the DNA window TCGCGCTAAGGCCAAGACTCGCTCTTCCAGGGCGGGACTGCAGTTCCCCGTCGGCCGTGTCCACAGGCTTCTCCGCAAAGGCAACTATGCCCAGCGCGTCGGTGCCGGTGCTCCGGTTTATTTGGCCGCTGTGCTCGAGTATCTCACCGCTGAGATCCTGGAGTTGGCTGGAAACGCCGCTCGGGACAACAAGAAGACCCGTATCATTCCTCGACACCTGCAGCTGGCGGTGCGCAATGACGAGGAGCTGAACAAGCTTCTGGGTGGCGTGACCATCGCTCAGGGCGGCGTGCTGCCCAACATTCAGGCCGTGCTGCTGCCCAAGAAGACCGAGAAGCCCGCCAAGTCCAAATAAATACACCAAAGCCTGCTTTTAGCGACCCAAaggctcttttaagagccacACAATTTCTCCTTGAGAGAGTGATTTCATTCCATATTTGAATTTTCTTAACTCCGTAATGCCCATTGTTGTAATAACACATTTAGCTTCtctaaaaaaaatctgcatttttttttctctcaataaGAGTCACAATATTTAAATGATCTATCCCATCTTTACTTGAGTTTCCAATAAAGCCTTTTCTATAAAATACAAATGCAGAAGAATGTAATTTGGATTGGcactaataatatattatactatactgaaaattaaaaaaatattagtcaCAGGTTTAAGTGTTTCTTATGGAAATTGCTGTAATTCAAGAGCATTTTGTCTGATATTACTTTTATAATCAGATTTTCAATTGTGTTAATTTTAAATTCTTAAACTAGAAGCACattatttgttatatatataataacggGTTTCGGTGTACAAAATGATAACACTTCACTTATTTCATTATTTGCAATTTTTCTTGTAAACAAAGGGCGTTTGGGCGGGAACCACAAACTGTAGTCTGAAAACAGGAGACGTCATTGGTCAACTGCTGTCACGACATTAGCCAATCGAATGCCTCTGATGAGACTCCATCCAATCAGCGCATGGCAGCTCTAGGGTTAAATAAGCGCTGCGTTCTTGTGAACTCTTCATTCGTTTGTTTTGTTCAGTGCAGCCGCTGAGCTCATCAGAAACAATGGCGAGAACCAAGCAGACCGCCCGTAAGTCCACCGGAGGAAAAGCCCCGAGGAAGCAGCTGGCTACTAAAGCCGCCCGTAAGAGCGCCCCAGCTACCGGTGGCGTTAAGAAGCCTCACCGTTACAGGCCCGGTACCGTGGCGCTGAGGGAGATTCGCCGTTATCAGAAATCCACTGAGCTGCTGATCCGCAAACTGCCCTTCCAGCGGCTGGTGAGAGAAATCGCTCAGGATTTCAAGACGGATCTGCGCTTCCAGAGCTCCGCTGTCATGGCCCTGCAGGAGGCTAGCGAGGCTTATTTGGTGGGTCTGTTTGAGGACACTAACCTGTGCGCCATCCACGCCAAGAGAGTCACCATCATGCCCAAAGACATCCAGCTGGCCCGCCGCATCCGCGGAGAGCGCGCTTAGATCCACCGCGGCATCAGACGCACAAACCCCAAaggctcttttaagagccacATCCATAACTGAAAGATCATTTCCATTACTGTTCTGTGTGTTAACGCAATTATGTTCTGATTCAACATTTCATATGTTATTGTTTATCTAACATGGATACATGCAGTGGGGATGATTTAAATATGTTTGGTCAATTAAATTTAAGAACAGCACAAAACGTTCTGCTTTTTCAAGATTTTATTAATTCTGAAATTGTTGCCATAACTGGTATGCAGAACAGTATGTCAGTGCTTGTTTGCTATTTgttctattttatttaaaccCCATAGTTCCAGAATCAAGCTTTGAAGGACAGCTCGACCAACTCCTATATTTATTAGTTAAAagtgtatatttaattataaaaacatttaaatataatatatatatatgcagaaTATATACGCAGCAGGAGAATTGTGACAATATGAACAACACAATAATATAGGCAGTGATACAACTAAATATGAAAGAATGACAAAAAAGGCGGTTGGGCTTTGGAGGGAAGTTCAGTGATTGGTTTAAATCTCCTCAGACTCTAAACCAATGGGCGACTGGCACTCGTTTAAAGTCAGTGTGTGGCGCTGCTCATTATTCTGTTAGCTTTGACTGACTTTCATACACACTTCGGATGGCttgtgggtgagtaaatcatgaggtacTTTTTACCTCTTTAagtttttaaaccttttttattATGCCTGGTATACAACTACTGTCAAATGCAATTTAAACAGTTTTGTGCCATTAAATACCATGAAAATATGACATTAAGACATTGTTTTAGGTTTAGATTGGTGTACAAATGATGATACACATTCATTTCaactgttatttatttataaagaacatGATGCAGAATAAAACTTTGTCTGTATGTTCACAAATTacagaaacaaacaaaaccaaGAAAACTGAAGAACAAAATATGAAAAGATTTTACTATTGGAAGAACAAACATCATAAAGATATgaaaaaagtaattgtcttttAAGGATACGACAaatctaaataataaaaataata includes these proteins:
- the LOC137079868 gene encoding histone H2A-like yields the protein MSGRGKTGGKARAKAKTRSSRAGLQFPVGRVHRLLRKGNYAQRVGAGAPVYLAAVLEYLTAEILELAGNAARDNKKTRIIPRHLQLAVRNDEELNKLLGGVTIAQGGVLPNIQAVLLPKKTEKPAKSK
- the LOC137079767 gene encoding histone H3: MARTKQTARKSTGGKAPRKQLATKAARKSAPATGGVKKPHRYRPGTVALREIRRYQKSTELLIRKLPFQRLVREIAQDFKTDLRFQSSAVMALQEASEAYLVGLFEDTNLCAIHAKRVTIMPKDIQLARRIRGERA